In a genomic window of Myxococcales bacterium:
- the can gene encoding carbonate dehydratase: MSNLLDDCFAANRRWAAAAVAQDPDFFRSLEAIQRPELLWIGCSDSRLPPNDIIGRAPGQLFVHRNVANLVGHTDVNCLSVLQFAVDVLQVKHVIVCGHYGCGGVRAAMATQPHGLIDNWLRHIRDVHLWHRAELTAIEDPAKRMDRLAEINVEVQVANVCHTTIVQDAWRRGQALTIHGWIYALADGLLRDLGTTVSSPDQVPPEYRLFA; encoded by the coding sequence GTGAGCAACCTCCTCGACGACTGCTTCGCCGCCAACCGTCGCTGGGCCGCGGCGGCCGTGGCCCAGGACCCCGACTTCTTCCGGAGCCTGGAGGCCATCCAGCGGCCCGAGCTGCTGTGGATCGGGTGCTCGGACAGCCGGCTGCCGCCCAACGACATCATCGGCCGGGCCCCGGGCCAGCTGTTCGTGCACCGCAACGTCGCCAACCTGGTCGGGCACACCGACGTCAACTGCCTGTCGGTGCTGCAGTTCGCGGTCGACGTGCTCCAGGTCAAGCACGTGATCGTGTGCGGCCACTACGGCTGCGGCGGGGTGCGCGCCGCGATGGCGACCCAGCCCCACGGCCTGATCGACAACTGGCTGCGCCACATCCGTGACGTCCACCTGTGGCACCGGGCCGAGCTGACCGCGATCGAGGACCCGGCCAAGCGCATGGATCGCCTGGCCGAGATCAACGTCGAGGTCCAGGTCGCCAACGTCTGCCACACGACGATCGTCCAGGACGCGTGGCGCCGCGGCCAGGCGCTGACGATCCACGGCTGGATCTACGCGCTGGCCGACGGCCTGCTGCGCGACCTCGGCACGACGGTGTCGTCGCCCGATCAGGTCCCGCCCGAGTACCGGCTGTTCGCGTAG
- a CDS encoding carbamoyl transferase, which produces MAAVLGVSGTYHDAAAALVVDGALVVAIQEERLSRVKNDPSLPRQAIAACLAHAGLDAAALDRVVFYEDPYAKLERVLTSTLGNFPRSLRQFPRAMATQLGAKVWVIDQLADLLGLPRARIGHVAHHHAHAASAFFASPYPEAAVITVDGVGEAVSTALWHGRERALACLGELHYPHSLGLLYAAFTAYLGFEVNEGEYKVMGLAAYGAPRFEAELRKVIRLADDGSFELTLAYFGHLADPELGFGPALERLLGPRRRPYTPWDLAGSAADRRYADIAASLQRVTEDALLGLARAARARTGCDALCLAGGVALNAVANARLAREAGFARVFVQPAAGDAGGALGAAILGALELGDPRPAALTAAALGLPIATGDAVDLARALGLTATTLAEPAAEVAARLDDGAILATCHGRFEWGPRALGQRSLLASPRDPEIRERLNRAVKRREPFRPFAPAVLATAVADHFDAVADELTPFMTTVAPVRADARDLAAVTHVDGTARLQTVTATSASALHDVLVALAARGRPPIVLNTSLNGAGEPIVARAADALGFLLAHPIDGLVVADVLITRGPA; this is translated from the coding sequence GTGGCCGCCGTCCTCGGCGTCTCGGGCACGTACCACGACGCCGCCGCCGCGCTGGTCGTCGACGGCGCGCTCGTCGTCGCGATCCAGGAGGAGCGGCTGTCGCGCGTGAAGAACGATCCGTCGCTGCCGCGGCAGGCGATCGCCGCGTGCCTGGCCCACGCTGGCCTCGACGCGGCCGCGCTCGATCGCGTCGTGTTCTACGAGGACCCGTACGCCAAGCTCGAGCGGGTCTTGACCTCGACGCTCGGCAACTTCCCGCGCTCGCTGCGGCAGTTCCCGCGCGCGATGGCGACGCAGCTGGGCGCCAAGGTCTGGGTGATCGATCAGCTCGCCGATCTGCTGGGCCTGCCGCGGGCGCGGATCGGCCACGTCGCGCACCACCACGCCCACGCCGCCAGCGCGTTCTTCGCGAGCCCGTATCCGGAGGCCGCGGTCATCACCGTCGACGGCGTCGGCGAGGCGGTCTCGACCGCGCTGTGGCACGGGCGCGAGCGCGCGCTCGCGTGCCTCGGCGAGCTGCACTACCCGCACTCGCTCGGGCTGCTGTACGCGGCGTTCACCGCGTACCTGGGCTTCGAGGTCAACGAGGGCGAGTACAAGGTCATGGGCCTGGCCGCCTACGGCGCGCCGCGGTTCGAGGCCGAGCTGCGCAAGGTCATCCGCCTCGCCGACGACGGCTCGTTCGAGCTGACGCTCGCGTACTTCGGCCACCTCGCGGACCCCGAGCTCGGGTTCGGGCCCGCGCTCGAGCGCCTGCTGGGCCCGCGGCGCCGACCGTACACGCCCTGGGACCTGGCGGGCTCGGCCGCCGATCGGCGCTACGCCGACATCGCCGCGAGCCTGCAGCGGGTCACCGAGGACGCGCTCCTGGGCCTGGCCCGGGCCGCGCGCGCGCGCACCGGCTGCGACGCGCTGTGCCTGGCCGGCGGGGTCGCGCTCAACGCGGTCGCCAACGCTCGGCTGGCGCGCGAGGCCGGGTTCGCGCGGGTGTTCGTGCAGCCCGCGGCCGGCGACGCCGGCGGCGCGCTCGGCGCCGCGATCCTGGGCGCGCTCGAGCTGGGCGATCCACGGCCCGCCGCGCTCACCGCCGCCGCGCTGGGCCTGCCGATCGCCACCGGCGACGCGGTCGATCTGGCGCGGGCCCTGGGCCTGACCGCGACCACGCTGGCCGAGCCCGCGGCCGAGGTCGCGGCGCGGCTCGACGACGGCGCGATCCTCGCGACCTGCCACGGCCGGTTCGAGTGGGGCCCGCGGGCGCTGGGGCAGCGCTCGCTCCTGGCCAGCCCGCGCGATCCCGAGATCCGCGAGCGGCTCAACCGCGCGGTCAAGCGGCGCGAGCCGTTCCGCCCGTTCGCCCCGGCGGTGCTGGCGACGGCCGTGGCCGACCACTTCGACGCGGTCGCCGACGAGCTGACCCCGTTCATGACCACGGTCGCGCCGGTCCGCGCCGACGCGCGCGACCTGGCCGCGGTCACCCACGTCGACGGCACGGCGCGGCTCCAGACCGTGACCGCCACCTCGGCGTCGGCGCTGCACGACGTGCTGGTCGCGCTGGCCGCGCGCGGCCGGCCGCCGATCGTGCTCAACACCTCGCTCAACGGGGCCGGCGAGCCGATCGTCGCGCGCGCCGCCGACGCGCTCGGCTTCCTGCTGGCGCACCCGATCGACGGCCTCGTCGTCGCCGACGTGCTGATCACCCGGGGGCCGGCGTGA
- a CDS encoding ferritin-like domain-containing protein, which yields MIDAVRGLLVRATAPLVWRLPGHAPRKLEAFARAEEGSRIDLLAAAHATPSLARRARYLRHALDETRHAAMFTRRAAELRAAGGLAPTGPPRADTEALFARLGELGFLAFVHRGERRGRRQFEVYARTFARRGDARTQALFTAILADERDHEAYTLDLLRDLSPTPAAAARALRRAGWWQAWRTWRRAGRALAHALYAVAMTAVYLVMAPLAWLPLRRRARATRRRWLPSPAVVSPAVVSPTAVAPAPPAEP from the coding sequence ATGATCGACGCGGTCCGCGGCCTGCTCGTGCGCGCGACCGCGCCGCTGGTGTGGCGCTTGCCCGGGCACGCGCCGCGCAAGCTCGAGGCGTTCGCGCGGGCCGAGGAGGGCAGCCGGATCGATCTGCTGGCCGCGGCCCACGCCACGCCGTCGCTGGCCCGCCGCGCGCGCTACCTGCGCCACGCGCTCGACGAGACCCGCCACGCCGCGATGTTCACGCGCCGCGCGGCCGAGCTGCGCGCCGCCGGCGGGCTGGCGCCGACCGGGCCGCCGCGGGCTGACACCGAGGCGCTGTTCGCGCGGCTCGGCGAGCTCGGGTTCCTGGCGTTCGTGCACCGCGGCGAGCGCCGCGGCCGTCGCCAGTTCGAGGTCTACGCGCGCACGTTCGCGCGCCGCGGCGACGCCCGCACCCAGGCGCTGTTCACCGCGATCCTCGCCGACGAGCGCGACCACGAGGCCTACACGCTCGACCTCTTGCGCGACCTGTCCCCGACGCCGGCGGCGGCCGCGCGCGCGCTGCGCCGGGCCGGCTGGTGGCAGGCGTGGCGCACCTGGCGGCGGGCCGGCCGCGCGCTGGCCCACGCGCTCTACGCGGTCGCGATGACCGCGGTCTACCTGGTGATGGCGCCGCTGGCGTGGCTGCCCCTGCGCCGGCGCGCCCGCGCGACCCGCCGGCGGTGGCTGCCTTCGCCCGCGGTGGTCTCGCCCGCGGTGGTCTCGCCCACAGCCGTCGCGCCCGCGCCGCCGGCGGAGCCCTGA
- a CDS encoding adenylate/guanylate cyclase domain-containing protein, which yields MAEPSTTDGLRLWQRFHVRLSVMYGGLVLAVLLSVAGFFYLRGVERELTALQARLKIAAMTLAASITADDVAAIRTPADVDGPTYQRLAARFRAVAEAEPDFSDLYVMRRGPRPDALEIVIDVVIRADAAAGLPGEAYPLGRATAMVRGFERPTVEDTPYRDAWGNVLSGYAPIRDGGGAAVAIVGVDVRATRLAAIKREAAVVALAVLAIALVALVVLAMVVARSVRTPLARMVEATNAIASGQLQVRAGLHRSDEFGVVGRRFDEMAHGLEEREFIKATFGQYVSPELVERMLVDRSQAVRGQRRHAAVMFVDVRRFTTLAEGLAPEEVVALLNDYLDQMTTVITRHGGRIDKFIGDAIMADWGSLDDGAAPEAAAVAAALAMLAALATWNRARIERGAAPVEVGIAIHAGDVVAGSIGSARKLEYTVIGDAVNVASRLEGLCKTFGARLVASGTLVAAAGAQARARWLDTLVLRGRAEPTEVYELLTDDDPRHATLADYRAAVALVRAGDRPAAHVALTALAARGPDAAVAYHLERIDEITPSG from the coding sequence GTGGCTGAACCCTCGACGACCGACGGCCTGCGCCTGTGGCAGCGCTTCCACGTGCGGCTGTCGGTCATGTACGGCGGGCTGGTGCTGGCGGTGTTGCTGAGCGTGGCGGGGTTCTTCTACCTGCGCGGCGTCGAGCGCGAGCTGACCGCGCTGCAGGCGCGGCTGAAGATCGCGGCGATGACGCTCGCGGCGTCGATCACCGCCGACGACGTGGCCGCGATCCGCACGCCGGCGGACGTCGACGGGCCCACCTACCAGCGGCTGGCGGCGCGGTTCCGCGCGGTCGCGGAGGCCGAGCCCGACTTCTCCGACCTGTACGTGATGCGGCGCGGGCCCCGGCCCGACGCGCTCGAGATCGTCATCGACGTGGTGATCCGCGCCGACGCGGCGGCCGGGCTGCCCGGGGAGGCGTACCCGCTCGGCCGCGCGACCGCCATGGTGCGCGGGTTCGAGCGCCCGACGGTCGAGGACACGCCCTACCGCGACGCCTGGGGCAACGTGCTGTCGGGGTACGCGCCGATCCGCGACGGCGGCGGCGCCGCGGTGGCGATCGTCGGCGTCGACGTGCGCGCCACCCGGCTGGCGGCGATCAAGCGCGAGGCCGCGGTGGTGGCGCTGGCGGTGCTGGCGATCGCGCTGGTCGCGCTGGTGGTGCTGGCGATGGTGGTCGCGCGCAGCGTGCGGACGCCGCTGGCGCGGATGGTCGAGGCCACCAACGCGATCGCGTCGGGGCAGCTGCAGGTGCGGGCCGGGTTGCACCGCTCCGACGAGTTCGGGGTGGTCGGGCGTCGCTTCGACGAGATGGCCCACGGGCTCGAGGAGCGCGAGTTCATCAAGGCGACGTTCGGCCAGTACGTGTCGCCCGAGCTGGTCGAGCGGATGCTGGTCGATCGGTCGCAGGCCGTGCGCGGCCAGCGCCGGCACGCCGCGGTGATGTTCGTGGACGTGCGCCGCTTCACGACGCTGGCCGAGGGGCTGGCGCCGGAGGAGGTGGTCGCGTTGCTCAACGACTACCTCGACCAGATGACGACGGTGATCACCCGCCACGGCGGGCGGATCGACAAGTTCATCGGCGACGCGATCATGGCCGACTGGGGCTCGCTCGACGACGGGGCCGCGCCCGAGGCGGCGGCGGTCGCGGCGGCGCTCGCGATGCTGGCGGCGCTGGCGACCTGGAACCGCGCGCGGATCGAGCGCGGCGCCGCGCCGGTCGAGGTCGGCATCGCGATCCACGCGGGCGACGTCGTCGCGGGCTCGATCGGCAGCGCCCGCAAGCTCGAGTACACGGTCATCGGCGACGCGGTCAACGTCGCGTCGCGGCTCGAGGGGCTGTGCAAGACGTTCGGCGCGCGGCTGGTGGCGTCAGGGACCCTCGTCGCCGCCGCCGGCGCCCAGGCCCGGGCCCGCTGGCTCGACACGCTGGTCCTGCGTGGCCGGGCCGAGCCGACCGAGGTCTACGAGCTCCTCACCGACGACGACCCGCGCCACGCCACGCTCGCCGACTACCGCGCCGCCGTCGCGCTCGTGCGCGCCGGCGACCGCCCCGCCGCCCACGTCGCGCTGACCGCCCTCGCGGCCCGCGGCCCCGACGCCGCCGTCGCCTACCACCTTGAGCGCATCGATGAGATCACCCCGTCGGGATGA
- a CDS encoding MAPEG family protein: MTTDVRLLAYSAILTWLMVLTASLIRAGGNVAVAFGNREDLPPPTPLAGRAERAARNMIENLVLFTAILMAAQMSGHGGHDRVVLGARLFFFARVVYFPTYLAGVQYVRTGLWAVAVVGMGLIASSML, translated from the coding sequence ATGACCACCGACGTGCGGCTGCTGGCCTACTCCGCGATCCTGACCTGGTTGATGGTGCTGACGGCGTCGCTGATCCGCGCCGGTGGCAACGTCGCCGTCGCGTTCGGCAACCGCGAGGACCTGCCGCCGCCGACGCCGCTGGCCGGCCGCGCCGAGCGCGCGGCCCGCAACATGATCGAGAACCTGGTCCTGTTCACGGCGATCCTCATGGCCGCGCAGATGTCGGGGCACGGCGGGCATGATCGGGTCGTGCTGGGCGCGCGGCTGTTCTTCTTCGCGCGGGTGGTCTACTTCCCGACCTACCTGGCCGGCGTCCAGTACGTGCGCACCGGCCTGTGGGCGGTCGCGGTCGTGGGCATGGGGCTGATCGCCAGCTCGATGCTGTGA
- a CDS encoding LysR family transcriptional regulator, with the protein MNKVEVTLEQLRALDALARTGTFAAAAAALGRGHTSVLYLIRTLEDALGFPVVDRSGYRTALSAHGRRVLDGGRAVLAAEADLAAAVVELRAGWEPTLTVVFDGIVPIEPLLIAVGRLAAERAPTRIDVRADFLAGVEDAFVRTAADLMIAVVPPRVALTAVALPALPASLVVRADHPLAHGRHDVRALRRHLLVTVRGSDPRLELPTSAIEAHSTVHLNDFTAKRAAVLAGIGYGWLPDALVADDLTRGRLRRIRWTRSARHVFHPRLYHRGQPGPAARRLIAALTGG; encoded by the coding sequence ATGAACAAGGTCGAGGTCACGCTCGAGCAGCTCCGGGCGCTCGACGCGCTGGCGCGGACCGGCACCTTCGCCGCCGCGGCCGCCGCGCTCGGGCGCGGGCACACCTCGGTGCTGTACCTGATCCGGACCCTCGAGGACGCGCTCGGGTTCCCGGTGGTCGACCGCTCGGGCTACCGGACCGCGCTGTCGGCGCACGGCCGCCGGGTGCTCGACGGTGGCCGCGCGGTGCTGGCGGCCGAGGCCGACCTGGCGGCGGCGGTGGTCGAGCTGCGGGCCGGGTGGGAGCCGACGCTGACGGTGGTGTTCGACGGCATCGTGCCGATCGAGCCGCTGCTGATCGCGGTCGGCCGGCTGGCGGCCGAGCGCGCGCCGACCCGGATCGACGTGCGCGCCGACTTCCTGGCTGGGGTCGAGGACGCGTTCGTGCGCACCGCCGCCGATCTGATGATCGCGGTGGTGCCGCCGCGGGTGGCGCTGACCGCGGTCGCGCTGCCGGCCCTGCCGGCGTCGCTGGTCGTGCGGGCCGATCACCCGCTCGCGCACGGCCGCCACGACGTCCGGGCGCTGCGGCGGCACCTGCTCGTGACCGTGCGCGGCTCGGACCCGCGGCTCGAGCTGCCGACCTCGGCGATCGAGGCCCACTCGACCGTGCACCTCAACGACTTCACGGCGAAGCGCGCGGCGGTCCTGGCGGGCATCGGCTACGGCTGGCTGCCCGACGCGCTCGTCGCCGACGACCTGACCCGCGGACGCCTGCGCCGGATCCGCTGGACCCGCAGCGCGCGGCACGTGTTCCACCCGCGCCTGTACCACCGCGGCCAGCCGGGCCCGGCCGCGCGTCGGCTGATCGCGGCGCTGACCGGCGGGTGA
- a CDS encoding homogentisate 1,2-dioxygenase: MDIPYVRGRVAQQAHVGLPDGTVEEEYARNGFFGRYAHLYRTHPPVAWSRIEGPLRPRLYDLAGLGADDYLAARVPLLANADARILAANLAAPMPYLFRNADGDELLFVHAGAGRLETDFGPLAYEPGDYLVIPRGTLYRLAPTTPTRLLVVETAGELAVPDRGMLGQHALFDPAVIRVPSPDEASTLAAGHGASRPDEWQVVIQRQGALTSVFYRHCPLDTVGWKGTLTAWQLNVRDIRPVSSDRYHLPPSAHTTLLAPGVAICTFAPRPLENGDPRAVKVPFYHSNIDYDEVLFYHAGEFFSRDGIRPGMLTFHPQGIHHGPQARAFERTGGAKRTEEVAVMIDTRRPLDVCAPATALEQVDYWRSWQPEAAR, encoded by the coding sequence ATGGACATCCCGTACGTTCGCGGCCGCGTGGCCCAGCAGGCCCACGTCGGCCTCCCCGACGGCACGGTCGAGGAGGAGTACGCCCGCAACGGCTTCTTCGGCCGCTACGCCCACCTGTACCGGACCCACCCGCCGGTGGCGTGGTCGCGGATCGAGGGCCCGCTGCGGCCGCGCCTCTACGACCTCGCCGGCCTCGGCGCCGACGACTACCTGGCCGCGCGCGTGCCGCTCCTCGCCAACGCCGACGCCCGGATCCTGGCCGCGAACCTGGCCGCGCCGATGCCGTACTTGTTCCGCAACGCCGACGGCGACGAGCTGTTGTTCGTCCACGCCGGCGCCGGGCGCCTCGAGACCGACTTCGGCCCGCTGGCCTACGAGCCCGGCGACTACCTGGTCATCCCGCGCGGCACGCTCTACCGCCTGGCGCCGACGACGCCGACCCGGCTGCTCGTGGTCGAGACCGCCGGCGAGCTCGCCGTGCCCGACCGCGGCATGCTCGGCCAGCACGCGCTGTTCGATCCGGCGGTCATCCGCGTGCCGTCGCCCGACGAGGCCTCGACGCTCGCCGCCGGCCACGGCGCCAGCCGCCCCGACGAGTGGCAGGTCGTCATCCAGCGCCAGGGCGCGCTGACCTCGGTGTTCTACCGCCACTGCCCGCTCGACACGGTCGGCTGGAAGGGCACGCTCACCGCCTGGCAGCTCAACGTCCGCGACATCCGGCCGGTGTCGAGCGACCGCTACCACCTGCCGCCGTCGGCCCACACCACGCTCCTGGCGCCGGGCGTCGCGATCTGCACGTTCGCGCCGCGCCCGCTCGAGAACGGCGACCCGCGCGCCGTCAAGGTCCCCTTCTACCACTCGAACATCGACTACGACGAGGTGCTCTTCTACCACGCCGGCGAGTTCTTCAGCCGCGACGGCATCCGGCCCGGGATGCTGACGTTCCACCCGCAGGGCATCCACCACGGCCCGCAGGCGCGCGCGTTCGAGCGCACCGGCGGCGCCAAGCGCACCGAGGAGGTCGCCGTGATGATCGACACCCGCCGCCCGCTCGACGTGTGCGCGCCCGCGACCGCGCTCGAGCAGGTCGACTACTGGCGCAGCTGGCAGCCGGAGGCCGCGCGATGA
- the hppD gene encoding 4-hydroxyphenylpyruvate dioxygenase, whose amino-acid sequence MTADHRNPCDLRGLAFAELAGPDPDVLHRLLVAFGFSRTMRHQVRPVDLYQQGGIALMLDRAPDGFGAGFAAAHGPCICALGLYAGDAARAATTAVARGARPADGDLRAAAGAPVPAVQGIGGSLLYFVEGPDPWAALGFAPLAAPDVVPSKGFTAIDHLTNNVGRGELPRWSAFYREVFGFTEVRYFDIRGVKTGLTSYALRSPCGTFCIPINEGTETGSQIDEYLEEYRGPGIQHLAFLTDDILASLRALEGAPIEFLDIDADYYQGVFDRVPNVREDRAEIARRNVLVDGDADGYLLQIFTRNLIGPIFIELIQRHNHLSFGEGNFGALFRSIERDQERRGYLKA is encoded by the coding sequence ATGACCGCCGACCACCGCAACCCGTGCGACCTGCGCGGCCTGGCGTTCGCCGAGCTGGCCGGGCCCGACCCCGACGTCCTGCACCGCCTGCTCGTCGCGTTCGGCTTCTCGCGCACGATGCGCCACCAGGTCCGCCCGGTCGATCTGTACCAGCAGGGCGGCATCGCGCTCATGCTCGATCGCGCGCCCGACGGCTTCGGCGCCGGCTTCGCCGCGGCCCACGGCCCGTGCATCTGCGCGCTCGGCCTCTACGCCGGCGACGCGGCCCGGGCCGCGACCACCGCGGTCGCGCGCGGCGCCCGGCCCGCCGACGGCGATCTGCGCGCGGCCGCCGGCGCGCCGGTGCCCGCGGTGCAGGGCATCGGCGGCTCGCTCCTGTACTTCGTCGAGGGGCCCGACCCGTGGGCCGCGCTCGGCTTCGCGCCCCTGGCCGCGCCCGACGTGGTGCCGAGCAAGGGCTTCACCGCGATCGATCACCTGACCAACAACGTCGGCCGCGGCGAGCTGCCGCGCTGGTCGGCGTTCTACCGCGAGGTCTTCGGGTTCACCGAGGTCCGGTACTTCGACATCCGCGGCGTCAAGACCGGCCTGACCTCGTACGCGCTGCGCTCGCCGTGCGGCACGTTCTGCATCCCGATCAACGAGGGCACCGAGACCGGCAGCCAGATCGACGAGTACCTCGAGGAGTACCGCGGCCCCGGCATCCAGCACCTGGCGTTCCTGACCGACGACATCCTCGCGTCGCTGCGCGCGCTCGAGGGCGCGCCGATCGAGTTCCTCGACATCGACGCCGACTACTACCAGGGCGTGTTCGATCGCGTGCCCAACGTGCGCGAGGACCGCGCCGAGATCGCGCGCCGCAACGTGCTGGTCGACGGCGACGCCGACGGCTACCTGCTGCAGATCTTCACCCGCAACCTGATCGGCCCGATCTTCATCGAGCTGATCCAGCGCCACAACCACCTGTCGTTCGGCGAGGGCAACTTCGGCGCGCTGTTCCGGTCGATCGAGCGCGACCAGGAGCGCCGCGGCTACCTGAAGGCCTGA
- a CDS encoding tetratricopeptide repeat protein codes for MTTLRRLLVSAALAASPALPVAATSVVAVTGCGGKSTKKVAKPDPKPPAPSADEVLAKARAAAKAGDVDTADAKYKEAEKLDLALATVKEHVALLAAHGRATDAVAIARAYYEAKPADSNGSLVYANALIGAEDFFPAIEVAGEVVDLETENPAGFETRGRALIGAGKLDEGVEDLRKARDLAPKQLTYVLSYGIGLEKANKIDEAALAIRAAVDLDDNDPRALMHMGVVRRLQFEAKEAVGWLVRATKADPSYAEAWFNLAIAQNEMGDDFEAEASAEKATALAPRISSYWYVYGEMLRINKKPQDAKNAYGKAIEATPPHPKAAAKYAFMLYEAGEYPEAEVFLTDSLSKDPQNSSLYYNLGWVYSAQKKYRLGVEAFERYLELAAKDDRDRPKAAAEIKALKKKAGMR; via the coding sequence GTGACCACGCTCCGCCGCCTCCTCGTGTCCGCCGCCCTGGCCGCCAGCCCCGCCTTGCCCGTCGCCGCGACCTCGGTCGTCGCGGTCACGGGGTGCGGCGGCAAGTCGACCAAGAAGGTCGCGAAGCCCGATCCCAAGCCGCCCGCGCCCTCGGCCGACGAGGTCCTCGCGAAGGCCCGGGCCGCCGCCAAGGCCGGCGACGTCGACACCGCCGACGCGAAGTACAAGGAGGCCGAGAAGCTCGACCTGGCCCTGGCCACGGTCAAGGAGCACGTCGCGCTGCTCGCGGCCCACGGCCGCGCCACTGACGCGGTCGCGATCGCGCGCGCGTACTACGAGGCCAAGCCCGCCGACTCGAACGGCTCGCTGGTCTACGCCAACGCGCTGATCGGCGCCGAGGACTTCTTCCCGGCGATCGAGGTCGCGGGCGAGGTGGTCGATCTCGAGACCGAGAACCCGGCCGGGTTCGAGACCCGCGGCCGCGCGCTGATCGGCGCCGGCAAGCTCGACGAGGGCGTCGAGGATCTGCGCAAGGCCCGCGACCTCGCGCCCAAGCAGCTGACCTACGTGCTCTCGTACGGGATCGGCCTCGAGAAGGCCAACAAGATCGACGAGGCGGCGCTGGCGATCCGCGCCGCGGTCGATCTCGACGACAACGACCCGCGCGCGTTGATGCACATGGGCGTGGTCCGCCGGCTCCAGTTCGAGGCCAAGGAGGCGGTCGGGTGGCTGGTGCGCGCGACCAAGGCCGACCCGAGCTACGCCGAGGCCTGGTTCAACCTGGCGATCGCCCAGAACGAGATGGGCGACGACTTCGAGGCCGAAGCCAGCGCCGAGAAGGCGACCGCCCTGGCGCCGCGGATCTCATCGTACTGGTACGTCTACGGCGAGATGCTGCGGATCAACAAGAAGCCGCAGGACGCCAAGAACGCCTACGGCAAGGCGATCGAGGCCACCCCGCCGCACCCCAAGGCGGCCGCGAAGTACGCCTTCATGCTGTACGAGGCCGGCGAGTACCCCGAGGCCGAGGTGTTCCTGACCGACAGCCTGTCCAAGGATCCGCAGAACTCGTCGCTGTACTACAACCTCGGCTGGGTCTACAGCGCCCAGAAGAAGTACCGGCTCGGCGTCGAGGCGTTCGAGCGCTACCTCGAGCTCGCGGCCAAGGACGACCGCGATCGCCCGAAGGCCGCCGCGGAGATCAAGGCGCTCAAGAAGAAGGCCGGGATGCGCTGA
- a CDS encoding PH domain-containing protein has translation MKKCPFCAEEIQEEAIKCRFCGSFVSAAPPSSAPAAVAPQPVAAPAPAPAPAPANAPPFAQHATGHEPPRERKTLYDGAPSWRAYFGHYFFGALVTLLVPVTISFKILKWFDASQANKFMVFLVLLACCAIYFAGLYFYRKSIRFRVTSTNIETERGMLSKKIDILELWRCRDVRYKQNLLDRLLGIAHIEIFTADVTSPHIEITGLPASRQLFEQIRDSIELQRQARNVYGVVS, from the coding sequence ATGAAGAAATGCCCGTTCTGCGCGGAAGAGATCCAGGAAGAGGCGATCAAGTGCCGCTTCTGCGGGTCGTTTGTGAGCGCGGCGCCGCCGTCCTCGGCCCCGGCGGCCGTCGCGCCGCAGCCGGTCGCCGCGCCGGCCCCAGCGCCGGCGCCGGCCCCGGCGAACGCGCCGCCGTTCGCGCAGCACGCGACCGGCCACGAGCCGCCGCGCGAGCGCAAGACCCTCTACGACGGCGCCCCGTCATGGCGGGCGTATTTCGGCCACTACTTCTTCGGCGCGCTGGTGACGCTGCTGGTGCCCGTGACGATCTCGTTCAAGATCCTCAAGTGGTTCGACGCGTCCCAGGCCAACAAGTTCATGGTGTTCCTGGTGCTGCTGGCCTGTTGCGCGATCTACTTCGCGGGGCTGTACTTCTATCGGAAGTCGATCCGGTTCCGGGTCACCAGCACCAACATCGAGACCGAGCGCGGGATGCTGTCGAAGAAGATCGACATCCTCGAGCTGTGGCGCTGCCGCGACGTCCGCTACAAGCAGAACCTGCTCGATCGGCTGCTCGGCATCGCGCACATCGAGATCTTCACCGCCGACGTCACGTCGCCGCACATCGAGATCACCGGGTTGCCGGCGTCGCGCCAGCTGTTCGAGCAGATCCGCGACAGCATCGAGCTGCAGCGCCAGGCGCGCAACGTCTACGGCGTCGTCAGCTGA